TTTGCTCAAGGATTCGTAGAAGTAAATTTTGTACTAATGCTTATTCCGGAGGCAAACAATGGTGTATGCTTCAATTAATGATAGAGTAGAAAAAATAAAGGGTAATGAGGAAGAAATCAACAGATTTGTTGAGGAGTACAAACCATTTATTGCATCATGTACGGAGAAATTTATTGGGAAATATGTAACATATGGGGAAAGTGACGAGCTTAGTATAGCCCTCATTGCCTTTGTTGAAAGTATAGAGTCTTTTGATTCATCTAAAGGTAATTTCCTGTCTTTTGCACAAAGCGTGATTAGAAAACGGCTAATAGATTTTTACAGGAAAGAAAAAAAACATATGAATGTAATATCTTTAAATGGGCACTATATTGAAGAAAGTGAAGAAGAAATCGATTTTAGTGTAGAAGAGGCATTGAACAAATACAATATTGATGAAGTTAGTGAATATAGGAGGCTGGAGATAGAAGAACTTAAAAAGGAACTACTAC
This is a stretch of genomic DNA from Bacillota bacterium. It encodes these proteins:
- the sigI gene encoding RNA polymerase sigma-I factor; its protein translation is MVYASINDRVEKIKGNEEEINRFVEEYKPFIASCTEKFIGKYVTYGESDELSIALIAFVESIESFDSSKGNFLSFAQSVIRKRLIDFYRKEKKHMNVISLNGHYIEESEEEIDFSVEEALNKYNIDEVSEYRRLEIEELKKELLQWNITFKDLVQASPKHSDTREICRKIIKLVISKPELVKRIKVKKYLPIVEIEKNLKISRKKIERLRKYIIAAVVIITGDYQYIREYVRDYIQG